One window from the genome of Echinicola vietnamensis DSM 17526 encodes:
- a CDS encoding heme exporter protein CcmB, protein MWKEIIVLIRKEITLEWRQKYALNGILLYVVSAVFITYLSVGAKQGTIAVPTWNALYWIIILFSAVNAVAKSFVQEHQGRQLYYYMTASPEGIIISKIIYNTLLTAVLALLGYVVFSVILGNPVQDQGLFVLNLLLGSIGFSACLTMVSGIASKASNNATLMAILSFPIIIPILLMAIRISKNAIDGLDRGVSVDKLLTLLAINAIIGTTAYILFPYLWRS, encoded by the coding sequence ATGTGGAAAGAAATCATCGTACTGATCAGAAAGGAAATCACGCTGGAGTGGCGGCAAAAGTATGCCCTGAACGGCATTCTACTGTATGTGGTCAGTGCCGTTTTTATTACCTACCTAAGCGTGGGAGCCAAGCAGGGCACCATTGCCGTTCCTACGTGGAATGCCCTTTACTGGATCATCATCTTGTTTTCCGCTGTCAATGCCGTGGCCAAGAGTTTTGTTCAGGAGCACCAAGGGCGGCAATTGTACTATTACATGACGGCTTCCCCAGAAGGGATTATCATTTCCAAGATCATTTATAATACACTTTTGACCGCCGTATTGGCCCTTTTGGGATATGTGGTTTTCAGTGTTATTCTAGGGAATCCTGTCCAAGATCAGGGGTTGTTTGTGCTGAATTTGCTCTTGGGATCAATTGGCTTTTCGGCCTGCTTGACCATGGTGTCGGGCATTGCTTCCAAGGCCAGTAACAATGCGACGCTGATGGCGATCTTGAGTTTTCCCATTATCATCCCGATCTTGCTGATGGCCATTCGCATTTCCAAAAATGCCATTGATGGATTGGACAGGGGGGTGAGTGTGGACAAGCTGCTGACCCTTTTAGCGATAAACGCCATTATCGGTACCACCGCCTATATCCTTTTTCCTTACCTGTGGAGGAGTTAA
- a CDS encoding TlpA family protein disulfide reductase codes for MKSTFYLLPLMALLACGKAEQGPAVKLTLHLENPNKTANIEVYDMSEQLGHDLFNPVASFPPDSAGIYTITLDSVDFGIYMLAVDGKELSDVVLYDGINMQIKGTIEKPEELVFSGKGAGENQFFTDFKALPPSGMNEIVELEKAEFIQKLDSSYQAGIHQIKKADSLNTAFLQLGETLLKARRGMYASYYPIGRSRFSEEEEIVLPDSINAYATDAIAVAENGLKTAEYRSIVSNFNRWHFNDAYKKYTEAHPDEEIGLKKYMEMKRDFILEEEDDALQEYLLAQLSLDAINYYGDEAVALVYDIYQEKYPDSQFKAYLEAVNKKWEKLAKGKPAKEVEGTAPDGSKVKLSDFEGKVVYLDTWATWCGPCRGEFPAAKVLKEEYKDQEDLIFMYASIDSDKDAWEKFLENDPEFKGVHLYMDGAWQSDLCNDYMIRAIPRYILIDKNGNIANVKAPRPSSGEDIRNEINALL; via the coding sequence ATGAAATCAACATTTTATCTTTTACCCTTGATGGCACTACTGGCCTGCGGAAAGGCTGAACAGGGGCCTGCAGTCAAACTGACGCTACATCTGGAAAACCCCAATAAAACCGCCAATATAGAAGTATATGACATGTCTGAGCAATTAGGGCATGATTTGTTTAACCCTGTGGCCAGCTTCCCCCCGGATTCTGCAGGCATTTACACCATCACTCTTGACAGTGTGGACTTTGGCATCTACATGCTAGCAGTTGATGGTAAAGAGCTGTCAGACGTGGTGCTGTACGATGGCATCAACATGCAAATAAAAGGGACAATAGAGAAGCCTGAGGAATTGGTGTTTTCAGGAAAGGGTGCTGGTGAAAATCAGTTTTTTACTGACTTTAAGGCCTTACCTCCCTCAGGGATGAATGAGATTGTCGAACTTGAAAAAGCGGAATTTATCCAAAAACTGGACTCTTCCTATCAAGCTGGAATTCACCAAATCAAAAAAGCAGATAGCTTAAATACAGCATTCTTGCAGTTAGGAGAGACTTTACTCAAGGCTAGAAGAGGTATGTATGCAAGTTATTATCCTATCGGAAGAAGTCGGTTTTCGGAAGAGGAAGAGATCGTCCTTCCTGATTCTATAAATGCCTATGCAACTGATGCAATTGCAGTTGCTGAGAATGGCCTGAAGACTGCTGAATACCGATCAATTGTTTCTAATTTTAACCGTTGGCATTTTAATGATGCCTATAAAAAGTACACTGAAGCGCATCCAGATGAGGAAATTGGCTTAAAAAAATACATGGAGATGAAGCGGGATTTTATTTTGGAGGAAGAAGATGATGCACTACAGGAATATTTGTTAGCACAACTGTCTTTGGATGCCATTAATTATTATGGTGATGAAGCCGTAGCCTTGGTCTACGACATCTATCAAGAAAAATATCCTGATTCCCAATTTAAAGCATACCTGGAGGCTGTTAATAAAAAATGGGAAAAGCTGGCCAAAGGAAAGCCTGCCAAAGAAGTGGAAGGCACTGCCCCCGATGGCAGCAAGGTAAAATTGTCGGATTTTGAAGGCAAAGTGGTTTACCTGGACACTTGGGCCACTTGGTGCGGCCCCTGTCGCGGGGAATTTCCTGCTGCTAAAGTGCTAAAGGAAGAATACAAAGATCAAGAAGACCTCATATTCATGTATGCTTCCATTGATAGCGACAAAGATGCTTGGGAGAAATTCCTAGAAAATGACCCTGAATTCAAAGGAGTACACCTTTATATGGACGGTGCTTGGCAGTCGGATTTGTGCAATGACTACATGATCAGGGCTATTCCACGTTACATATTGATTGACAAAAACGGCAATATCGCCAATGTCAAGGCACCAAGGCCAAGTAGCGGCGAGGATATCAGAAATGAGATCAATGCCCTGCTCTAA
- the serS gene encoding serine--tRNA ligase yields MLQVNFIRENFDQAVEGLQKRFFAEPAEKLQKVLDLDKERKETQLQRDQLQAESNSISKKIGLLMREGKKEEAETVKNRTAEIKGQIKSLEEKYSEIEEALKQLLYAIPNVPHESVKAGKSADDNEVVLEHGEAPTLHEGKLAHWDLIKKYDIIDFELGNKITGAGFPIYKGKGARLQRALVNFFLDEATNSGYQEVQPPILINEESGYGTGQLPDKEGQMYHVTNDDLFLIPTAEVPVTNMYRDVMLKAADLPIKNTAFTPCFRREAGSWGAHVRGLNRLHQFDKVELVQITHPDKSYETLEDMSTYVQKLLQKLGLPYRVLRLCGGDTGFTSALTYDMEVYSAAQEMWLEVSSVSNFETYQANRLKLRFKDEQKKTVLAHTLNGSALALPRIVAAILENYQTEKGIKMPEVLVPYLGFEWIDEA; encoded by the coding sequence ATGCTACAGGTAAATTTTATCCGTGAAAATTTTGACCAGGCAGTGGAAGGATTGCAGAAGCGCTTCTTTGCGGAGCCAGCGGAAAAGCTGCAAAAAGTCCTGGATTTAGATAAAGAAAGAAAAGAGACCCAGCTGCAAAGGGACCAGCTGCAGGCTGAATCCAATTCCATTTCCAAGAAAATCGGCTTGCTCATGCGCGAAGGCAAGAAGGAAGAGGCCGAGACGGTCAAAAACCGAACGGCTGAAATCAAAGGCCAGATAAAATCCCTGGAAGAAAAATACAGTGAAATAGAGGAGGCACTGAAGCAGTTGCTTTATGCCATTCCCAATGTGCCGCATGAAAGTGTGAAGGCAGGAAAATCAGCAGATGACAACGAAGTCGTCCTAGAGCATGGCGAAGCACCGACCCTGCACGAGGGCAAGTTGGCTCACTGGGACCTGATCAAGAAATATGATATCATCGATTTTGAACTGGGCAATAAAATTACCGGTGCAGGTTTCCCAATATACAAGGGGAAAGGTGCCCGTCTGCAGCGTGCTTTGGTAAACTTTTTCTTGGATGAAGCGACCAATAGCGGCTATCAGGAAGTGCAGCCGCCCATCTTGATCAATGAGGAAAGCGGTTATGGTACGGGACAGCTGCCGGATAAGGAAGGTCAGATGTACCACGTGACCAATGATGACCTTTTTCTGATTCCTACGGCCGAAGTTCCGGTGACCAATATGTACAGGGATGTCATGTTGAAAGCCGCTGACCTGCCGATCAAAAATACCGCTTTTACCCCTTGCTTCCGCAGGGAAGCAGGCAGTTGGGGCGCGCATGTAAGGGGGCTGAACAGGCTCCATCAGTTTGACAAGGTGGAACTGGTGCAAATCACCCATCCTGATAAGTCTTACGAGACCCTTGAAGATATGAGTACGTATGTGCAGAAGCTACTCCAAAAGCTCGGGTTACCATACCGTGTACTTCGTCTTTGTGGCGGGGATACAGGCTTTACATCTGCGCTGACGTATGACATGGAAGTGTATTCTGCTGCTCAGGAGATGTGGCTGGAGGTGAGCTCTGTGAGTAACTTCGAGACGTATCAGGCCAACCGACTCAAGCTGCGCTTTAAGGATGAGCAAAAGAAGACTGTGCTGGCACATACGCTCAATGGCAGCGCATTGGCTTTGCCGAGGATTGTCGCGGCCATTTTGGAAAATTACCAGACCGAAAAAGGCATCAAAATGCCGGAAGTACTGGTTCCTTACTTGGGCTTTGAATGGATCGATGAAGCTTAA